One window of Biomphalaria glabrata chromosome 6, xgBioGlab47.1, whole genome shotgun sequence genomic DNA carries:
- the LOC106052907 gene encoding uncharacterized protein LOC106052907 isoform X2, translated as MSDRLVGNMTAVTGPSAELDCGHDHSMNLLGEMLHENMDEQLLAAISGQNKLNIYELIRKLQLRNKESDTVRARQQLNGSDVSEANTGFTAKRDCPKTLPDVYISQEALQRLSTQEELLPNPQASSTCVDPESFRPAVKKRTIKANEKLDNSSTKRVTSAGDVQGQEKPKINTEPFLEMNVSQIEDCLMEDTKSFLHGNSEDSGCFSCDSKRKCNLSEQHGVVDDNNVKHKVDTCGACRQDMPVNQNGLCKNCWNKIKMEHRDELGGTLGDFKAYAKCIAHSVRKILDLKPAKPESEEVAMEENTSETGQITKANVLHRYPTDISPASEYKVALPARSLTLDGVSPFSREVQKLSAHSAGEHFTGAAEAELAERKKLPRTKSVKKAEVNSGETATVKVARRKLKHGTERSKTEVDMKQYEEHQKQNRKPNENNQPLSQTSVEGTPVDPPSERNIKSRLMPYSRSVTSPLKTTRYKNAQIHDLHDSKSATKLAKRSSNLRKGKVNLSLADVRADEVSKVDTRRRATSYDVVAMSSPRYNDLDSGEERPVRRPKQVSTSVPVKPLPKARTKLPVKQTVSSPTSEQIYSGVTFRQASKPAEAPIPAPRTDKKMIPVSEKEDIYCKGVQHLPVALECQLKTLPVAPTVLKEPVISKSSCQYFHPLETLSSVRDRAHESKPSTQVRSSHSDDALLRTQADVYYTKKGVNGETDVDTGLVHHFSKRQAARSHVLPYYDFPSGQNIYTMSGDVTISSSSNSGTSLKSEVSDVYTGGFLKEEPIYEHESNGDNSSVSSVGPIYFEPTYDAPKHEASDQDIYTGAVFSTNRNANGSMNNSTRPLLNRVSRCTRGKPRIDRVLDRNMEITGVLQHKIRAHAYQQEELNRSNNSNQAPYYDFKGEEIPQPTPKITLSDSSSYTGFTFRYQKQPSPQPKKDFQKNIDFSKYEIQETANTGFFFQSPKKIESDEIWYRGPYLAKHPPPSTLAQQVEYPTVTKLSPAQDDDDCYTNIICPKFRNSNNNATDDGSSDLNNNHLYSDDYTSDPSDAKAATGSGFYEEASSKFAPQNNFFLKSGVNAPQSPPNVFSDRSYSESPSKNYVSGLYGQSDSDYAPPFSFKNSQTPPNMSSYNKAPQSFPENMSSFYTASSGDASYNKYEKSHHRMPYGPSDDYSDMPKQLYNNVPAAASTERDSYFDYAASRNPSAGLFLDKKLDDLSLPRKSPPALPVVNEIKKVGGIVCRDNVVNKEDYAEDVNRDLMDEPGAWVSFKYRDEEPRFVKELAGGRGTKVNTTKETVGKLAKAVEESSYAHNQMYDSVGARNNWREMNQDHSAKVKEASRHKTPTKVEKKEKTVYRPADQIPERAMGKRTQHPSKPPVATTTSATPQPIPPTILDGNNNTSQPESTRNPSVWSAVTWLPNQVNDIVKKWL; from the exons ATGTCAGATCGTCTGGTCGGAAACATGACCGCTGTCACAGGTCCTTCAGCCGAACTGGACTGCGGACATGATCATTCAATGAACTTGTTGGGGGAAATGCTGCATGAAAACATGGATGAGCAGCTGCTGGCAGCTATCTCAGGACAAAATAAACTCAATATTTATGAG CTCATTCGAAAACTTCAACTTCGCAACAAGGAGTCGGACACAGTAAGAGCTCGTCAACAGTTGAAC GGATCTGACGTCAGCGAGGCCAACACTGGATTCACTGCTAAAAGAGATTGCCCAAAAACTCTACCCGATGTCTATATATCTCAAGAAGCTCTTCAGCGCTTGTCCACTCAAGAGGAGCTACTCCCTAACCCACAAGCCAGTTCAACTTGTGTGGATCCTGAAAGTTTTCGACCAGCGGTTAAAAAACGAACCATCAAAGCCAATGAAAAATTAGACAATAGCTCCACAAAACGCGTTACTTCTGCTGGGGATGTTCAAGGCCAGGAAAAACCCAAGATTAACACCGAACCATTTCTGGAGATGAACGTTAGTCAAATAGAAGATTGTCTAATGGAAGACACTAAATCATTCCTCCATGGTAATAGCGAAGATTCTGGGTGTTTTTCTTGTGATTCCAAACGGAAATGCAATCTCTCAGAGCAGCACGGAGTAGTCGATGATAACAATGTAAAGCACAAAGTTGACACGTGTGGCGCGTGCAGACAAGATATGCCAGTCAATCAAAACGGCTTGTGCAAAAATTGCTGGAACAAAATCAAAATGGAACACAGGGATGAACTCGGCGGTACTCTGGGTGATTTTAAAGCTTACGCAAAGTGCATCGCTCATAGTGTTAGaaaaattttagatttaaagcCAGCAAAGCCCGAAAGTGAGGAAGTAGCTATGGAGGAAAATACCAGCGAAACGGGGCAGATAACCAAAGCCAACGTGTTACACCGTTATCCTACCGACATCTCGCCAGCGTCTGAGTATAAAGTTGCACTCCCTGCACGCAGTCTAACACTCGATGGAGTGTCTCCTTTTTCTCGCGAAGTCCAGAAGCTATCAGCTCACTCCGCGGGCGAACATTTCACCGGCGCAGCAGAAGCGGAACTCGCAGAGAGGAAGAAACTGCCGAGAACAAAAAGCGTAAAGAAAGCGGAAGTGAATAGCGGCGAGACCGCCACGGTCAAGGTTGCACGACGTAAACTAAAACATGGAACGGAAAGATCGAAAACGGAAGTTGATATGAAGCAATAtgaggaacatcagaaacaaaatagaaaacccAATGAAAATAATCAGCCTCTTTCTCAAACTTCCGTTGAGGGAACACCAGTTGATCCACCTTCAGAAAGAAACATCAAAAGTCGCCTAATGCCTTACAGCAGAAGTGTGACGTCACCACTGAAGACCACACGGTATAAGAACGCCCAAATCCATGATCTACACGACAGTAAATCTGCGACCAAGTTAGCCAAGAGGTCATCCAATTTACGAAAAGGAAAGGTTAATTTGTCATTAGCAGACGTGAGAGCGGACGAGGTCAGTAAGGTCGATACCAGACGTCGAGCCACGTCCTATGACGTAGTAGCGATGTCAAGCCCGCGATATAATGATTTGGATAGTGGTGAAGAAAGACCAGTACGCAGACCGAAACAGGTTTCTACTTCCGTACCAGTGAAGCCTTTGCCTAAAGCAAGGACCAAACTCCCCGTCAAGCAGACAGTCTCATCACCCACATCAGAACAAATCTACAGTGGCGTCACATTCAGGCAAGCCTCCAAGCCTGCTGAAGCACCGATCCCGGCTCCTCGAACCGATAAAAAAATGATCCCAGTTTCAGAAAAGGAAGATATCTATTGTAAGGGGGTTCAACATTTACCCGTTGCTTTAGAGTGTCAGttgaagacattgccagtgGCGCCGACTGTATTGAAAGAACCAGTCATTAGTAAGAGTTCGTGCCAGTACTTCCATCCCCTGGAAACTCTTTCCTCGGTTAGAGACCGCGCTCATGAAAGTAAGCCTTCTACCCAAGTGAGGAGTAGCCATTCAGATGACGCTTTGCTCAGGACTCAAGCAGACGTGTACTATACAAAGAAGGGAGTGAATGGAGAAACGGATGTCGATACGGGACTTGTTCATCATTTCTCCAAGAGACAAGCCGCAAGAAGTCACGTGCTGCCGTACTACGATTTCCCGTCTGGCCAAAATATTTACACTATGAGTGGCGACGTCACAATTTCTAGCAGCTCCAATAGCGGCACCAGCTTGAAGAGTGAGGTCAGCGACGTCTACACTGGAGGCTTCCTCAAAGAAGAGCCAATCTACGAACACGAAAGCAACGGGGATAACAGCTCGGTCAGTTCCGTTGGTCCGATTTACTTTGAACCAACTTACGACGCTCCAAAACACGAAGCAAGTGACCAAGACATCTACACCGGAGCAGTGTTCAGCACCAACCGAAACGCCAACGGCAGCATGAACAACTCCACTCGCCCTTTACTTAACAGGGTGTCTCGGTGCACCAGGGGAAAGCCCAGAATAGATCGAGTGTTAGACCGCAACATGGAAATCACTGGCGTCCTTCAGCACAAGATCAGAGCACACGCCTATCAGCAGGAAGAGCTCAACCGTTCCAATAATAGCAACCAAGCCCCCTACTATGACTTCAAAGGAGAGGAAATCCCACAGCCCACTCCAAAAATCACTTTAAGTGATAGCTCTTCATACACAGGATTCACGTTTCGTTATCAAAAACAGCCATCTCCCCAGCCCAAGAAAGATTTTCAAAAGAATATTGACTTCTCCAAGTATGAAATACAAGAAACAGCCAACACGGGTTTCTTCTTCCAATCTCCTAAGAAAATCGAATCCGATGAAATCTGGTATAGAGGCCCATACCTGGCAAAACACCCCCCACCTTCAACACTGGCACAGCAAGTAGAATATCCCACTGTCACCAAGCTCTCGCCGGCCCAGGATGACGACGACTGCTATACAAACATCATTTGTCCTAAATTTagaaacagcaacaacaacgcTACAGACGATGGTAGCAGTGACCTCAACAATAACCACCTGTATAGTGATGACTACACCTCTGACCCTTCAGATGCCAAAGCTGCCACAGGAAGTGGCTTTTACGAAGAGGCCTCTTCTAAATTTGCAccccaaaacaatttttttctcaaGTCTGGAGTAAACGCCCCCCAATCCCCACCTAACGTCTTCAGTGATCGAAGTTATTCTGAATCCCCTTCTAAGAACTATGTTTCCGGCTTGTACGGGCAGTCCGATTCGGATTACGCGCCTCCATTTTCTTTCAAAAACTCTCAAACTCCACCAAATATGTCTTCCTACAATAAAGCTCCTCAATCCTTTCCTGAAAATATGTCATCCTTCTACACCGCCAGCAGTGGAGACGCATCTTATAACAAATATGAAAAATCTCATCATAGAATGCCTTATGGTCCATCAGATGATTACTCTGACATGCCTAAACAACTCTATAACAATGTACCCGCGGCAGCATCTACAGAGAGGGACAGCTACTTCGACTACGCTGCCAGCCGCAATCCATCAGCTGGACTGTTTCTAGACAAAAAGCTGGACGACTTATCTCTTCCGAGGAAATCCCCACCAGCCTTGCCCGTAGTCAATGAGATCAAGAAAGTTGGTGGCATCGTTTGCCGTGACAACGTAGTCAATAAAGAAGATTATGCCGAAGATGTCAACAGAGATTTGATGGATGAGCCTGGAGCTTGGGTCTCGTTCAAGTACAGAGACGAGGAGCCAAGATTTGTTAAAGAATTGGCTGGTGGCAGAGGGACTAAAGTCAACACTACCAAGGAGACAGTTGGGAAACTAGCGAAAGCCGTTGAAGAAAGCTCCTACGCTCACAATCAAATGTACGACAGTGTGGGAGCTAGAAATAATTGGCGGGAGATGAATCAGGATCATTCAGCAAAAGTAAAAGAGGCGTCCCGCCACAAGACACCGACGAAGGtggagaagaaagaaaaaactgtTTATCGCCCAGCGGACCAGATCCCAGAGAGAGCCATGGGGAAACGTACTCAGCATCCAAGCAAGCCTCCTGTCGCAACCACCACATCGGCAACACCGCAGCCTATTCCCCCAACAATCTTGGACGGCAATAACAATACAAGCCAACCAGAAAGCACTCGCAATCCAT
- the LOC106052907 gene encoding uncharacterized protein LOC106052907 isoform X1 yields MSDRLVGNMTAVTGPSAELDCGHDHSMNLLGEMLHENMDEQLLAAISGQNKLNIYELIRKLQLRNKESDTVRARQQLNGSDVSEANTGFTAKRDCPKTLPDVYISQEALQRLSTQEELLPNPQASSTCVDPESFRPAVKKRTIKANEKLDNSSTKRVTSAGDVQGQEKPKINTEPFLEMNVSQIEDCLMEDTKSFLHGNSEDSGCFSCDSKRKCNLSEQHGVVDDNNVKHKVDTCGACRQDMPVNQNGLCKNCWNKIKMEHRDELGGTLGDFKAYAKCIAHSVRKILDLKPAKPESEEVAMEENTSETGQITKANVLHRYPTDISPASEYKVALPARSLTLDGVSPFSREVQKLSAHSAGEHFTGAAEAELAERKKLPRTKSVKKAEVNSGETATVKVARRKLKHGTERSKTEVDMKQYEEHQKQNRKPNENNQPLSQTSVEGTPVDPPSERNIKSRLMPYSRSVTSPLKTTRYKNAQIHDLHDSKSATKLAKRSSNLRKGKVNLSLADVRADEVSKVDTRRRATSYDVVAMSSPRYNDLDSGEERPVRRPKQVSTSVPVKPLPKARTKLPVKQTVSSPTSEQIYSGVTFRQASKPAEAPIPAPRTDKKMIPVSEKEDIYCKGVQHLPVALECQLKTLPVAPTVLKEPVISKSSCQYFHPLETLSSVRDRAHESKPSTQVRSSHSDDALLRTQADVYYTKKGVNGETDVDTGLVHHFSKRQAARSHVLPYYDFPSGQNIYTMSGDVTISSSSNSGTSLKSEVSDVYTGGFLKEEPIYEHESNGDNSSVSSVGPIYFEPTYDAPKHEASDQDIYTGAVFSTNRNANGSMNNSTRPLLNRVSRCTRGKPRIDRVLDRNMEITGVLQHKIRAHAYQQEELNRSNNSNQAPYYDFKGEEIPQPTPKITLSDSSSYTGFTFRYQKQPSPQPKKDFQKNIDFSKYEIQETANTGFFFQSPKKIESDEIWYRGPYLAKHPPPSTLAQQVEYPTVTKLSPAQDDDDCYTNIICPKFRNSNNNATDDGSSDLNNNHLYSDDYTSDPSDAKAATGSGFYEEASSKFAPQNNFFLKSGVNAPQSPPNVFSDRSYSESPSKNYVSGLYGQSDSDYAPPFSFKNSQTPPNMSSYNKAPQSFPENMSSFYTASSGDASYNKYEKSHHRMPYGPSDDYSDMPKQLYNNVPAAASTERDSYFDYAASRNPSAGLFLDKKLDDLSLPRKSPPALPVVNEIKKVGGIVCRDNVVNKEDYAEDVNRDLMDEPGAWVSFKYRDEEPRFVKELAGGRGTKVNTTKETVGKLAKAVEESSYAHNQMYDSVGARNNWREMNQDHSAKVKEASRHKTPTKVEKKEKTVYRPADQIPERAMGKRTQHPSKPPVATTTSATPQPIPPTILDGNNNTSQPESTRNPSSAKTPKRSRSSQKVSNISKTNSKKVVSPEETKQTSTSVLVDEMVFVSPKNGEKQAAQSVQLATDQESDTAQPETKSMDCAIM; encoded by the exons ATGTCAGATCGTCTGGTCGGAAACATGACCGCTGTCACAGGTCCTTCAGCCGAACTGGACTGCGGACATGATCATTCAATGAACTTGTTGGGGGAAATGCTGCATGAAAACATGGATGAGCAGCTGCTGGCAGCTATCTCAGGACAAAATAAACTCAATATTTATGAG CTCATTCGAAAACTTCAACTTCGCAACAAGGAGTCGGACACAGTAAGAGCTCGTCAACAGTTGAAC GGATCTGACGTCAGCGAGGCCAACACTGGATTCACTGCTAAAAGAGATTGCCCAAAAACTCTACCCGATGTCTATATATCTCAAGAAGCTCTTCAGCGCTTGTCCACTCAAGAGGAGCTACTCCCTAACCCACAAGCCAGTTCAACTTGTGTGGATCCTGAAAGTTTTCGACCAGCGGTTAAAAAACGAACCATCAAAGCCAATGAAAAATTAGACAATAGCTCCACAAAACGCGTTACTTCTGCTGGGGATGTTCAAGGCCAGGAAAAACCCAAGATTAACACCGAACCATTTCTGGAGATGAACGTTAGTCAAATAGAAGATTGTCTAATGGAAGACACTAAATCATTCCTCCATGGTAATAGCGAAGATTCTGGGTGTTTTTCTTGTGATTCCAAACGGAAATGCAATCTCTCAGAGCAGCACGGAGTAGTCGATGATAACAATGTAAAGCACAAAGTTGACACGTGTGGCGCGTGCAGACAAGATATGCCAGTCAATCAAAACGGCTTGTGCAAAAATTGCTGGAACAAAATCAAAATGGAACACAGGGATGAACTCGGCGGTACTCTGGGTGATTTTAAAGCTTACGCAAAGTGCATCGCTCATAGTGTTAGaaaaattttagatttaaagcCAGCAAAGCCCGAAAGTGAGGAAGTAGCTATGGAGGAAAATACCAGCGAAACGGGGCAGATAACCAAAGCCAACGTGTTACACCGTTATCCTACCGACATCTCGCCAGCGTCTGAGTATAAAGTTGCACTCCCTGCACGCAGTCTAACACTCGATGGAGTGTCTCCTTTTTCTCGCGAAGTCCAGAAGCTATCAGCTCACTCCGCGGGCGAACATTTCACCGGCGCAGCAGAAGCGGAACTCGCAGAGAGGAAGAAACTGCCGAGAACAAAAAGCGTAAAGAAAGCGGAAGTGAATAGCGGCGAGACCGCCACGGTCAAGGTTGCACGACGTAAACTAAAACATGGAACGGAAAGATCGAAAACGGAAGTTGATATGAAGCAATAtgaggaacatcagaaacaaaatagaaaacccAATGAAAATAATCAGCCTCTTTCTCAAACTTCCGTTGAGGGAACACCAGTTGATCCACCTTCAGAAAGAAACATCAAAAGTCGCCTAATGCCTTACAGCAGAAGTGTGACGTCACCACTGAAGACCACACGGTATAAGAACGCCCAAATCCATGATCTACACGACAGTAAATCTGCGACCAAGTTAGCCAAGAGGTCATCCAATTTACGAAAAGGAAAGGTTAATTTGTCATTAGCAGACGTGAGAGCGGACGAGGTCAGTAAGGTCGATACCAGACGTCGAGCCACGTCCTATGACGTAGTAGCGATGTCAAGCCCGCGATATAATGATTTGGATAGTGGTGAAGAAAGACCAGTACGCAGACCGAAACAGGTTTCTACTTCCGTACCAGTGAAGCCTTTGCCTAAAGCAAGGACCAAACTCCCCGTCAAGCAGACAGTCTCATCACCCACATCAGAACAAATCTACAGTGGCGTCACATTCAGGCAAGCCTCCAAGCCTGCTGAAGCACCGATCCCGGCTCCTCGAACCGATAAAAAAATGATCCCAGTTTCAGAAAAGGAAGATATCTATTGTAAGGGGGTTCAACATTTACCCGTTGCTTTAGAGTGTCAGttgaagacattgccagtgGCGCCGACTGTATTGAAAGAACCAGTCATTAGTAAGAGTTCGTGCCAGTACTTCCATCCCCTGGAAACTCTTTCCTCGGTTAGAGACCGCGCTCATGAAAGTAAGCCTTCTACCCAAGTGAGGAGTAGCCATTCAGATGACGCTTTGCTCAGGACTCAAGCAGACGTGTACTATACAAAGAAGGGAGTGAATGGAGAAACGGATGTCGATACGGGACTTGTTCATCATTTCTCCAAGAGACAAGCCGCAAGAAGTCACGTGCTGCCGTACTACGATTTCCCGTCTGGCCAAAATATTTACACTATGAGTGGCGACGTCACAATTTCTAGCAGCTCCAATAGCGGCACCAGCTTGAAGAGTGAGGTCAGCGACGTCTACACTGGAGGCTTCCTCAAAGAAGAGCCAATCTACGAACACGAAAGCAACGGGGATAACAGCTCGGTCAGTTCCGTTGGTCCGATTTACTTTGAACCAACTTACGACGCTCCAAAACACGAAGCAAGTGACCAAGACATCTACACCGGAGCAGTGTTCAGCACCAACCGAAACGCCAACGGCAGCATGAACAACTCCACTCGCCCTTTACTTAACAGGGTGTCTCGGTGCACCAGGGGAAAGCCCAGAATAGATCGAGTGTTAGACCGCAACATGGAAATCACTGGCGTCCTTCAGCACAAGATCAGAGCACACGCCTATCAGCAGGAAGAGCTCAACCGTTCCAATAATAGCAACCAAGCCCCCTACTATGACTTCAAAGGAGAGGAAATCCCACAGCCCACTCCAAAAATCACTTTAAGTGATAGCTCTTCATACACAGGATTCACGTTTCGTTATCAAAAACAGCCATCTCCCCAGCCCAAGAAAGATTTTCAAAAGAATATTGACTTCTCCAAGTATGAAATACAAGAAACAGCCAACACGGGTTTCTTCTTCCAATCTCCTAAGAAAATCGAATCCGATGAAATCTGGTATAGAGGCCCATACCTGGCAAAACACCCCCCACCTTCAACACTGGCACAGCAAGTAGAATATCCCACTGTCACCAAGCTCTCGCCGGCCCAGGATGACGACGACTGCTATACAAACATCATTTGTCCTAAATTTagaaacagcaacaacaacgcTACAGACGATGGTAGCAGTGACCTCAACAATAACCACCTGTATAGTGATGACTACACCTCTGACCCTTCAGATGCCAAAGCTGCCACAGGAAGTGGCTTTTACGAAGAGGCCTCTTCTAAATTTGCAccccaaaacaatttttttctcaaGTCTGGAGTAAACGCCCCCCAATCCCCACCTAACGTCTTCAGTGATCGAAGTTATTCTGAATCCCCTTCTAAGAACTATGTTTCCGGCTTGTACGGGCAGTCCGATTCGGATTACGCGCCTCCATTTTCTTTCAAAAACTCTCAAACTCCACCAAATATGTCTTCCTACAATAAAGCTCCTCAATCCTTTCCTGAAAATATGTCATCCTTCTACACCGCCAGCAGTGGAGACGCATCTTATAACAAATATGAAAAATCTCATCATAGAATGCCTTATGGTCCATCAGATGATTACTCTGACATGCCTAAACAACTCTATAACAATGTACCCGCGGCAGCATCTACAGAGAGGGACAGCTACTTCGACTACGCTGCCAGCCGCAATCCATCAGCTGGACTGTTTCTAGACAAAAAGCTGGACGACTTATCTCTTCCGAGGAAATCCCCACCAGCCTTGCCCGTAGTCAATGAGATCAAGAAAGTTGGTGGCATCGTTTGCCGTGACAACGTAGTCAATAAAGAAGATTATGCCGAAGATGTCAACAGAGATTTGATGGATGAGCCTGGAGCTTGGGTCTCGTTCAAGTACAGAGACGAGGAGCCAAGATTTGTTAAAGAATTGGCTGGTGGCAGAGGGACTAAAGTCAACACTACCAAGGAGACAGTTGGGAAACTAGCGAAAGCCGTTGAAGAAAGCTCCTACGCTCACAATCAAATGTACGACAGTGTGGGAGCTAGAAATAATTGGCGGGAGATGAATCAGGATCATTCAGCAAAAGTAAAAGAGGCGTCCCGCCACAAGACACCGACGAAGGtggagaagaaagaaaaaactgtTTATCGCCCAGCGGACCAGATCCCAGAGAGAGCCATGGGGAAACGTACTCAGCATCCAAGCAAGCCTCCTGTCGCAACCACCACATCGGCAACACCGCAGCCTATTCCCCCAACAATCTTGGACGGCAATAACAATACAAGCCAACCAGAAAGCACTCGCAATCCAT